The genomic DNA AATTCCAAAAGGTTTGCAGCAAATCATAGCCGGTTGGCGTTTGTCGGGAGGCACTGCTCAAATAAAATTGCCCCCAATCCAGCACAGTCAACAACCAGGGAAAGAGCGAAAGAGCGGCCAGTAGTTGCGCGCCCACCCAGGGAATTAACAAGGCATGATGCCGGCGGAGGGTGACCACGATAAAGATAAACTGCACCAACGGAATAAAAAAGGCAAAGTGGTGGCTGTTGATCCCAATCGCCGTGAACAGGGCCAGGGCCAGCCAATGGTAATAGCGCGGGCGGTCAAATGTGCGCATGAAAAAAAACATTGAGCCCAAGGCGCATAAAATGAGCAGCGTATACATACGGGCTTCTTGCGAATACCAAACGTGAAAGGGGTTGGCGGCCAAAAAAACGGCGCTCAACAGACCAACGCGAGGATTGGCCGCCAGCCGGCCCAATTGGGCCAGCACAGGCACGGCCAACACCCCCAACACCGCCGAAAGAAAACGCAGGCTGAATTCGTTAAAACCGCCCGCCATAAAAGGGCGCAACAAAATGTAATAAAGGGGCGAATGGTGCAAGCCCTCCTGCAACATGGATTGGATGGCAACGGGCAGGGGCTGGAGGGCAAACAACGCGCTAAGAGACTCGTCAAACCAGATACTTTGTTCGGGCAGTTGGTAGAGGCGCAGGGCCAAAGCCAACAGGGTCAAACCGGCCAGTAGCCATTGCTGGCGGAGCGTAAAATGCGGTTTGGGCAAAAGGGTCTGTTCACTCATGGTCAAGGTTGACGCGGTAAATTTGCACCACGCCATTATTGTACACCGGCTGCAAGTATGACATCCCCTCGGGCGAAAAGTCGCCCAGAGCTTGTTCTGCCGGGCCGTAGAAGAGATAAGTGATTTGATAATCCTGCAAGAGTTGGCGGCGAAACTCATCGTTATTGCGGGCAAAAAACTGCGGCAGTTTGGCCCGTTTGGCCTTTGAATGGATGGTTTCGGTGACGTGGCCGGCAAAAACCCGGGCTGGCATCCGGCTGGGCAGATAATTGCCGGTTTCGTAAGCCGCCAGGATCACGTCATTGGGAGCGGCTTGCCGCCCCAACCAATCGGCGGCGTTGATCTGGGCTTCGGCGTGGAAAAGGGGAGGGGCCTGACGGCTCACTTCGCCAAAAGAGCCAAACAAAATCATCAGGTTCGACAGGCTCAACAACGCCACCAGGCCCACGGAAGTTACCCGCCAAACACGCGACCCCCTGCCTGTTCCTCCATCCGTTTTGGAGCGGGCCTGCAACAAATACCATAAACCCAGCGCCGCCAAAACGGATAGCGGTATTTGCAGACCAAACATCAAGCGGCGTTGAAACCCAAAGGGAAAATAGAGTAGCAGCAGGGCGATAACACCCCAGCCTAGCAACAACAAGCTCCGGCTGGCCCCCCGCTGCCACTCCTGCCAGCCGCCCACGGCGGCCAGGGGGATGAGCAAGCCTATGGCCAGCAGGTAATGAACCGGCGCCGGCGAGAGAAAAAGATTTTCTATCCGCCAGGTTTTAAAAACAGGATTGGCGGTAAACACATAAGCATTATACAACAAAACCGGCGCGGGTAGGGTAAACATCAAGGCCATGAGTTTTATCTCAGACCATGCCGCCTGATACATGGGTCTTTCCGACGTTTTCGGGGCCATCGTCTCGCGCCATTGGCGTAACAGCCAGCCGCTGCCAACGGCCGCCAGCCCAATTAAAACGTAAAACGCAGCGATGAGGCCCACACCCAACAAGGCCAAACCGGCCAACAGCGCGTATCGCGCCCGCTGTTTTTCCCACGAAACCAGGGCCAGGAGGATGGCCCAGAGCAAAAGCGTTTGGGCTAACGCTAAATGAGGCAGGGCAAAAAGCAAATGAAAGGTAAAAGCTTCGGGCAGGTAAAAATCCAGGGGTAAACCCAACCAATCCAGCCAGCCCAATAAGGCTACCAACCAACCCAGGCCGCTGCCCAACGCTGCCAGCCAAAACACCAATCGTCGCACCGGCCGCTCGCCGGTAAAAAAGGCCGTGAAATAATAGATGGTCAACAATAAAATAAAGCCAAAAACTATCCGGGCCAGGTGATAGACCAAATCAAAAGATAAACCACTCAAGCGAGCCGGTTTGCCCAACACCAGGTGAAAAAGAAACAGATACACGCCTTCGTGCGGCTCGGCGGTATAAAATAGGTGAAAGCGCCAACTGCCGCTTGCGCCCAAACGCATTTTAGCCAGGTAAGCATTGCCGTCTTCCACCCCAATCACAAAACCGCCAAACTGGTTGGCCGGGGTTGAAAGCATTGCGCCATACAGGTAGGGCAGTGAGGTTATAAACATAATCACTACCGACCAGGCCAACACCCATAGCCATTCTCTCCGGCCGACTCGCGCCACGCCGGTCACGCTTTTAGCCTCTGTCACCATTCAAAAACCCCGGTATTGTCTCCTTCTGGCTATAAACATCAATCTAATCCTTCTTTGCGGGCAAAAATCGCGGCCATCTCATCCTGGTAAATCTCCTGCCAGGCTGAATTTTGGCGCAGAAATTTGGCCAGGGTGCTATTTTTTTCAATGAATACCAAGTTGATCCCATCATCGGCCAGGGTTTGCGGCCAGCCATCATCGGCCACCATCACGCCAATATAACGCCGGATAAAGGCGTCATCGTAAAGATCGGTGCGGCCATCAATGTAAACCGGATATTGGGGCCAGAGTTTAAAAATGAGATAACCGCCCCAATTGTAGCTATTGAACATAGGGCCGGGGGGCTGTTGGCGCTTGACGAACTCAACCGCGTGGTAGGGCAGCGTGTTTTGCTCAACTTTCAGGCTGGTTTGGGGCATTAATGGGATGGCAATTTTGACCAGAGCGGCCATAACCACTAGCCCCAACAAAGCCCAATTGAGCCGGGAAAAGAGTCGCGAAGCGCGCGGGCGAGTCTCAAAGGAAGATAAAGGCGCGCGCGCGTAACCCCAGGTTTGCCACTGGCCGGTCCAGGCCAAATCCGCGTAACGGGCCAAAATGGGCGTAGTGACCAAACCAAAGGTGGCCATATTGCGCCCGGCAAACAAGGTCCAGCCGGCCCAAAGACCAACCAGGGTTAGATCGGTCCAGTCGGCGCGGCGCCCGGCGCGGCCCAAAGCGACCAGCTGTAGCAGCAACATCAGGATAAAAGGTTGGGTATGGGGCATGTGAAAATCAGGGCTGCGCCACTCCTGGATAAAATCGCGCAATGCGCCGATGCCTACTGTTTGAAAAGGATACAGCCACATCCGCCACGTGTGCGGATTAACAACCACCACCGCCAAACTGATCAAAACAACCACGCCCAAATGTTTGAGGCCGGGCCACGCTACCACGGGGTCGTCCCGGTGGCGGGTGAGGCTGTTCAGAGTTTCGCCAACCAGGTAGGCCAGCATCAACATAAAACCGATGGCAAAACCGCCGTGAAGATTGACCCATAGCAGCATCACCAGGGGCAGCCAAGGTAGCAACCGGCTGCCGCGCCACTTGAACCGATACAACAGGTAACTGACCACTGCCGTTAGCGTAAAAGAAAGCATCTGCGGCCGCGCAATCCAGCCCACCGACGAAACAACCGCGCCCAAGATCATGGCAAACGCCGCAATGAACAAATTGGCCCTGATTTGCCTCCAGACCAACCAGAAGGCAATGGCGGCCAACGCGGCTACAGCCAACGACAGGACGGCCCAGCCCCCGATGGCATACAGGCCGTACCAGAAAATTTGGGCCAGCCAGCCATGGTCAATCCACAAAGCGCCCGCCTTGGAATGAGAAAAAGGATCGGTGGTGGGGATGGTCAGATTTTCAACAATGTATTGCCCGCTTCGTACATGCCACCATGTATCGGGGGCAAAGGGGATGCGCACGGCCATAGTAAAAATGGAGATAAAAACAAGGGCCGTCACCAAATTTGGGATGGTAAGAACAGGCAAACCTTTTTTGGCTCGACTCACAGATATCTTCCTTTCCTATCGCCGTCAAGATAGCCCCAATCAAGATCAAGTAGATTTACGCATATAAACCACGGCCATCTCATCCTGGTAAATCTTTTGCCAGGCCGAATGGTGTTTTAAAAATTTAGCCAGGATACTGTTACTTTCCACCAGCACCAGGTTAACGCCATCTTCCGCCAAAATTTGTTCCCAGCCCTTATCAGCCACCATCACCTTTAAGTAACGCCGGATGAAGGCATCATCGTACAAATCGGTGCGACCATCAATATAAACGGGATAAGCGGGCCACAGTTTGAAAATAAGATAACCGCCCCAATTGTAACTGTTAAAAAGCGGGCCGGGGGGTTGATTTTTCTGGATAAATTGCACTGCCGCGACGGGTAAAATGTCCGATTCCGGCTCGGCGGCAGTTAAGGGTAAAAGCGTAACGCTCATCTGCACCAGGGCGGCCAGCGCCACCACAATGAGCAGGAACCAGTTAAAGTAGACTAATCTGGACTTTTTAGTTGGCAACCTGCTAGGTCCAGGCAAGTATTCTCCCACCACTGCGTCACTATAACGAGCCAGCACCGGCGCGGTCAATAACCCATACAGGCCGATGTTTCGCGCGGCAAAAAGGCTCCAAACCAGCCACAAACTCACCAGGGTTAAGTCTGTCCAATCAACCCGGCGAGACGTAAACCCCATAGCCACTACCGTAAGCAGAAACATGATTACAAAAGGCCAGGTCATGCTGGCATGAAAATCAGGGCTGCGCCATTCCTGGATAAAATCGCGCAGCGCGCCAATGCCCACCGTTTGAAAAGGGTAAAGCCACATGCGCCAGCCATGCGGATTAATCACCACCACTCCAAAACTTAACATGGCTATCGCCAGCAGTATACCGATTTGCCGCCATGGCAACACCGGATCGTCCCCATGCCTGGTGACGTGATTGAGGGTTTCGCCAAGCAGATAAACAACAACCAGCATAAAGGCAACGGCATAACCGCCATGCGCATTTGCCCATAGCACCGCCAGGAAGGGAAGGGCGTAAATCCAACGTGAGCCGGCGCGTTTGTATCGCTCCAACAGCAGCAAAACCAACCCGGCCAGCAAAAACGAGAACATCTGGGGGCGAGCCACCCAGGTTAAGGCAGAGGTGATAACGCCCAACAAAATGGCAAAGGCGCGCAGGTACAGGTTGCCCGGTGTAACCCACCAAACCAGCCCAAACGCGCCAGTGACCAGCGCAGCCAACCCCAAACTCAGCCCGAGCCAGCCGCCCCAGGAAAATAACCCATACCAAAAGACCTGGCCCAATTTGGGATACATCCACACCTGGCCTGCGTGGGTATGGGAAAAGGGGTCGGTGGTAAAAATTGTCTGATTTTCAACAATGTATTGGCCGGAGCGCAAATGCCACCAGGTATCGGTATCGGCGGGAATACGCACGGCCATGGTGAAAATGGCGATAAAAAGTATAACTACCAACAAGCGAGGAATGGTAAGCCAAGGCCCAACTAACTTCATTTTAAACCCGTATCCAGACGATTTTCTTCACCGTACCGAAGCTGCCTCTGTAGCCCTGCCCCCCAGGAAGAGCATGCGATAAAGTTGATAGGCCAGCAATACAAAAATAAGCGTCCGCGCCAGAATGGTTACCGGCAATAATTCGGCCAGGCCGCGAGACAGGATAATGGGCCACTCCAAAAAATTAACAAAACCAAGCGCAATAATAAATAGCACGGCCTGTCTCTCAGGAAAGGAGAGCAGGAGCAAGGAAATCAAAAAAGTCTGCCACTGCGGACTCCAGCCCGGCGACCAGAGCAGAAAAATGATAAAGGTGAAGGTTGTAAAAAGAACAATATCCAAATTAATGTCGGTGAGTATCCGGGGGCGAGTGAGAAGGTACAACCCCAACAGACCAAACGGGATAAAGGTGAGCCAAGCAGGAATACCGGCCGGATTGCCCAGTGGCTGAGTTGCTTTGGCGGCTTCAAAGTGGTCGGATAAAGCGCCAAAATTGCCGGTGGTATAATTGCCATCAAACAAGGCCCAAACGGTTTCATAAGATGATTTACTGGCCTGTGCTCGCACCGACGCCAGGGTCATTGCCGGATTAACCAGCGCAAAAGGGCCAAAGATAATCAAAGCAATGAGAAGTGTTATGACGCCATAAATCAATGCTGTTTTAAGTCCTCTGGCTCGCCACACTGCGGCCAACAAAATAACCGGTAAAATTTTGACCATTGTCCCCAGGCCCAGAGCTGCGGCTAACGCCTTATCTTTATATTTCAGCAGGCTGTAAAGCGCCAGCAGGATAAAAAAGGTAGTGAGCGCGTCAAAATTACCCAACCAGAAAAAAACGGGCACAAAAAGGGCGGTATAAATCCAGGCTATTTGGATAGCCCGCGCCGGGCCACGTAGCAGAAATGCCAGGCGATAGAGCAAATAAAGATTACCGCCCTCAACCAAGAGTAACCCAAAAGCCAGCAGTAAAATGTAATTTTTTAATTGCTGGCCGGCCAGGGTATAAACAGCAAGATTCAGGTAGGGGAAAATAGGGGGGAATTCGTACCAATAATGAATAAACGGGTAAAATCCACGCCGGGACAAGTCGGCCAGGTTAAAATAATGACCATAATCGCCGTAGAAGATCAGGTTTTCCGGGGGAAACGCCATCAGCATCATCAGGCGGCTGGTGAAGAAGAGGGTGAGGATTAAGAAAAAATCAAAGGGGGGGGAATGAGATAAGTAGTTTTGGCTTGAATGTTTTGGCGAATGGGACATAACTTTAGCGTCTTAAAGAAATCATGCCGGGTTACCGGGATTGTAAATATTTGTCTGCATTCTACCATGCCGGGCCAGCTTAACGTATGGGCTTTTTGTCATATAACCTGGCCGTTATATCCATTTAACCACCCCCGCCTTTTAGTGTAAAGACCCAGCCACAAGATAATTGGGAATAAATGCCCCAAATACCATGCCCAATCACCGAACCAATTGGACAGAAGCGGCAGCCATGAAACAATTATGGCCAGCAGGGCAACCCATTTTGCTACCCGCGCCAGAGCCGGCGTTATCACAATATAGTGGTAGGGGTGCAAATAAGGCAAACTAAATGTTCCGGCTAACATAAGCATATCCGCATCCCCCCTGGAGAACCAGAGCAAGAGAATGACCAACGGCAAAGACCAGGGCCACAAGTGGATGTCGTGTGAGACAAAACGGGAAAATTCACCTATTTTAAACAAATCCAGCGGCCAGAAACCCCAAATAATTATCGAAATTGCCAACCAAATTATCAGGGCCAAGACATCCTGCTTACGAGTAAAAAAGGCCAGATAAGTAACTTGGGGTTTGATGGTAGCCAGCGGAACTAACCATGGTAAGCCCGTTAATCCCAACACCAATAAGCCGTCCACCTGTCCCAAAAATATCACCCAAAAAACCGGCAGGGTAAAAAACGCAGCCCCCATAACCAGGCGCGAAGCGCGTCTTTGGTATAAAGCCAGGGCCAACCCGGTAAAGGTGAAACCAATCAAGCCCGGCCAGGTGAGATAGGATACATAAACAATCCACGGCGGATAATAAGCCGTAGCAGTTACTTTTTCACCCAGGCTAAAGTAGTGAACCCAATCATAGCCAATCAAGCCCGTGGCTGGCAAAAAATAACCAATCAAGGCAAAAACCAAAACGCCAACCACTACAAAAAGGAGATATTGCCACCATGGGAGGGCCCGAGGAGGGTCGGGGATAGGCGGGAAGAGGAACGCCTCAAATTTATGCCACACCGCTTGCCAGCTCATCGCCCACCTATAGCAACTTTCTTTCTTGACTACAAGGAAGGGGGAGTTGTTTCTTTAGCCAAATTTTCTAAGCGCCCCACCTCGTCAGAAACCGGCGGCAATACCGATACCTGCGCCAACCGTTTCCGTTTCAGTAATCGGCTGGCAAACAACCGCAACACCGTATACATAGCCTTGTAAATCTCTCGCTGAGATATTTTTGACTCTCCCCGCTCTCGGTTGGCAAAGATAATGGGAATTTCCCCTACGGTATAGCCTAGCCGCTGGCATCTAAATAACATTTCCACCAAAAACGAGTAGCCATTAGAGAAAATCTGGTTCAGGTCAATATTTAGCAAAACCTCTCGGTGGTAACAACGAAAACCGGCTGTACAATCATGCGCCTTCAAGCCCAGCACTGTGCGTACAAAAGCATTGGCTCCCCAGCTCAAAAACCGGCGCCGCCAACCCCAATTTCGCACTCCACCCTGAGGAATATAACGCGAACCAATGGTAATGTGAAAATGATCGGCCAGCGCCACCAGACCCGGCAGGTAAGCGGGGCTGTGCGAAAAGTCGGCATCCATCGTGATCAAACGGTCTGCGCCTTCAGCCAAACCCTGTTTGAACCCCGCAATATAGGCCGTGCCCAGGCCCAACTTTCCCTCTCGGTGAATTACCCCCACCCGTCCATATTGTGCCGCCAACCCCTCCGCAATTTGCCCGGTTCCGTCCGGCGAGTTATCATCAACAATAATCACTCTGGCCTTAAGGTTTTCCAACGCCAGAATTTGTTCAACCAAATCGGTGATATTTTCCTTTTCATTGTAAGTTGGCACAATTACACAAACGTCCAATGAAGCACCCTATCAACAAAATTTTGTCAACGAGCATCTTACCACAAAGCAGATTATTGGGCTATTCATCAAACAGTAAAACTCTAAACGTTCAAATTCAGGAGAAAACTGATGCCTACCTCAAGTAAAATCATTATTGAAACCATCACCAGCAACGTTCTGCGCCATAACCCTCTGGGCGACCCCTCTCTTCGCCGTGTGCCCGTTTATCTGCCCCCCGGCTACGATGACGGCAATGCCCGCTATCCGGTCGTCTACCTGCTGGCCGGCTTCACCGGACGAGGCACGGTTATGCTCAACGACTCCGCCTTTGACGAGACCATCCAGGAGCGCATGGATCGTCTTATCGCTA from Anaerolineae bacterium includes the following:
- a CDS encoding glycosyltransferase family 39 protein — encoded protein: MAWCKFTASTLTMSEQTLLPKPHFTLRQQWLLAGLTLLALALRLYQLPEQSIWFDESLSALFALQPLPVAIQSMLQEGLHHSPLYYILLRPFMAGGFNEFSLRFLSAVLGVLAVPVLAQLGRLAANPRVGLLSAVFLAANPFHVWYSQEARMYTLLILCALGSMFFFMRTFDRPRYYHWLALALFTAIGINSHHFAFFIPLVQFIFIVVTLRRHHALLIPWVGAQLLAALSLFPWLLTVLDWGQFYLSSASRQTPTGYDLLQTFWNFSLGYTGQLTLFVAMALSIFLGLLIWGIRFLYRSRYGLLLGLWLFIPPLVTFLVSLRLPTYLDRYISLSLPPFLLLVAGGIGSIRLKALQWLLLAFILGAMLTGLYRVYYDPTVYNRADWRGVGAYLEDQAATGDTVTLWYQQYLIPLGFYYHGSIPLKPIISFDKVDLPALLPAKADSQRVWVVIAHPNNSAHLMGHCQPFDMEKLPSLPAAKKWWVEHQDRLSQVKEFPCVRLEIYE
- a CDS encoding polyprenol monophosphomannose synthase, whose protein sequence is MDVCVIVPTYNEKENITDLVEQILALENLKARVIIVDDNSPDGTGQIAEGLAAQYGRVGVIHREGKLGLGTAYIAGFKQGLAEGADRLITMDADFSHSPAYLPGLVALADHFHITIGSRYIPQGGVRNWGWRRRFLSWGANAFVRTVLGLKAHDCTAGFRCYHREVLLNIDLNQIFSNGYSFLVEMLFRCQRLGYTVGEIPIIFANRERGESKISQREIYKAMYTVLRLFASRLLKRKRLAQVSVLPPVSDEVGRLENLAKETTPPSL
- a CDS encoding DUF2029 domain-containing protein: MSHSPKHSSQNYLSHSPPFDFFLILTLFFTSRLMMLMAFPPENLIFYGDYGHYFNLADLSRRGFYPFIHYWYEFPPIFPYLNLAVYTLAGQQLKNYILLLAFGLLLVEGGNLYLLYRLAFLLRGPARAIQIAWIYTALFVPVFFWLGNFDALTTFFILLALYSLLKYKDKALAAALGLGTMVKILPVILLAAVWRARGLKTALIYGVITLLIALIIFGPFALVNPAMTLASVRAQASKSSYETVWALFDGNYTTGNFGALSDHFEAAKATQPLGNPAGIPAWLTFIPFGLLGLYLLTRPRILTDINLDIVLFTTFTFIIFLLWSPGWSPQWQTFLISLLLLSFPERQAVLFIIALGFVNFLEWPIILSRGLAELLPVTILARTLIFVLLAYQLYRMLFLGGRATEAASVR